The genomic region CAGCGCCGCTACGTGGAGTCCCTCTCCTCGTACGCACGGCAGTTCCTCGGGCAGATGGAGAAGCCCCGGTACGACACCATCCGCGGCCTGTCGCCCACCATCTCCATCGAGCAGAAGGCGGCCTCCAACAACCCCCGCTCCACGGTCGGGACCATCACCGAGGTGCACGACTACCTGCGCGTGCTCTACGCCTCCATCGGCGTGCAGCACTGCCCGTCCTGCGGGCGGCAGGTGGGCAAGCAGACCGCCCAGCAGATCGTGGAGGCGATCCTCGCCCTGCCGGAGGGCTCGCGCATCCTGGTGCTGGCCCCCCTCGTCCAGAACCGGAAGGGCGAGTACCGCGAGCTCCTCGGCGACGTCGCCAAGCGCGGCTTCTCCCGGGTCCGCGTGGACGGCATGATCCACGCCCTCACCGAGCGGCTCGCCCTCGACAAGAAGCTGAAGCACGACATCGAGCTCGTGGTGGACCGGATCGTGGTGAAGGAGGGCGTGAAGGGGCGCCTCACCGACTCGGTCGAGACGGCGCTGCGCGAGGGCAAGGGCACGCTCATCGTCGCCGACGCCGAGAAGGAGCAGAAGGTCGGGCCGGGCATCGACCCCGAGGAGTACAAGCGGCACGATCGCTTCTTCTCCGAGACCAACGCCTGCCACACCTGCGGGCTCAGCTTCTCCGAGCTCGCCCCGCAGAACTTCTCCTTCAACAGCCCGCTCGGCAGCTGCCAGGAGTGCCAGGGGCTCGGCACCCGGGCCGAGATGGACCCGGACCTCATCATCCCCGACCCGTCGCTCACCATCCGCGAGGGCGCGGTGGAGCCCTGGGCGAGCGGGATGGAGCGGGGCGAGGGCTGGACCTTCGAGTTCGTCGAGCACCTCTCCCGCTCGCTGGGGCTCGACCTCGACACCCCGTGGGGCAAGCTCTCGAAGCGCGACCGTGACATCGTCCTCAACGGCAACGAGGGGATGGCGCGCACCCGGATCGTCTGGGAGGGCGTGCTGAACCAGCTCTACCGGCGCTTCAAGTCCACCGGCTCGGAGGCGATGCGCCGCTACTACATGCGCTACTTCTCCGACAAGCCCTGCCCCGCCTGCGAGGGGGAGCGGCTCAAGCCGGAGAGCCGCGCGGTGAAGGTGCGCGGCCGCGGCATCGTGGACCTGTCCCGCCTCACCATCGTGGACGCCCACCAGTGGCTCTCCGACCTGGCGCTCGCCGGGAACGAGGCCCGCATCGCCGACGAGCTCCTCAAGGAGATCAAGAACCGGCTCAAGTTCCTGCTCGACGTGGGGCTCGGGTACCTCACGCTCGACCGCCCCGGCCCCTCGCTCTCGGGCGGCGAGAGCCAGCGCATCCGGCTCGCCTCGCAGATGGGCTCGGAGCTCACCGGGGTCATCTACATCCTCGACGAGCCTTCCATCGGCCTGCACCAGCGCGACAACGGCAAGCTCCTCGCCACCCTCAAGCGGCTGCGCGACATCGGCAACTCGGTGATCGTGGTCGAGCACGACGAGGAGACCATGGAGGAGGCCGACTGGCTCGTGGACTTCGGCCCCGGGGCCGGCGCCCACGGCGGCGAGGTGGTGTCGCAGGGCACGCCGGCCGCGGTGAAGGCCGACCCGCGCTCGCTCACCGGCGCCTACCTGTCCGGCCGGGCCGAGATCCCCGTCCCGGAGCGGCGCCGCCCGCGCAAGCACGGCGCCATCACGATCGCCGGCGCCACCGAGAACAACCTGCAGGACGTCACGGTCGAGTTCCCGCTCGGCACCTTCACCGCGGTCACCGGGGTCTCCGGCGCGGGCAAGTCCACGCTCGTGAACGCGGTGCTCCGGCCGGCCCTGATGCGCCACCTCTACGGCACGCGCGAGGTGCCCGGGAAGCACCGGGCGCTGCGCGGCTACGAGGCCATCGACAAGGTCATCGACATCAACCAGCAGCCCATCGGCCGCACCCCGCGCTCGAACCCGGCCACCTACACCAAGGTGTTCGACTTCGTGCGCGAGGTCTTCGCCCAGACCCCGGAGGCGCGCGCCTTCGGGTACCAGCCCGGCCGCTTCAGCTTCAACGTGAAGGGCGGGCGCTGCGAGGCCTGCCAGGGCGACGGCATGAAGCTCGTGGAGATGCACTTCCTCGCCGACGTGCTCGTGCCCTGCGAGGTGTGCGGCGGCAAGCGCTTCAACGACGCCACCCTGCGCGTGCAGTTCAAGGGCAAGAACGTCGCCGAGGTGCTCGACCTCTCGGTGAAGGAGGCCATCGAGCACTTCGCCCACCACCGCGAGATCGTCCGCATCCTCCAGACCCTCGACGACGTGGGGCTCGGCTACATCAAGCTCGGCCAGCCCTCCCCCACCCTCTCCGGCGGCGAGGCGCAGCGCATCAAGCTCTCGCGCGAGCTCGCCCGCGTCGGGACCGGCAAGACCCTCTACATCCTCGACGAGCCGACCACCGGGCTGCACTTCGAGGACGTGAAGAAGCTCCTCGCCGTGCTCGACCGGCTGGTGGACGCCGGCAACACCGTGGTGGTCATCGAGCACAACCTCGACGTCATCAAGTACGCCGACTGGCTCGTGGACCTCGGTCCCGAGGGCGGCCACGGCGGCGGCCAGGTCATCGCCGAGGGGACGCCGGAGGAGGTGGCGCGCGTGAAGGCCAGCCACACCGGCCACTACCTCGCGAAGGTGCTGGCCCACCACCAGACGCGCGGCACCCGCGGCCGGGCCCAGGTGCTCGCGGGCTCCTGAGGGCCCGGAGGACCTCCCTCACCGGCCCCGCGCCGGCCAGGGCGGCCCCTCCGGCCCGCGATCCGCGGCGCGCGGAAATGCGGTAAGGAGTTCCTCCCACCTTCCTCCGGAGG from Anaeromyxobacter paludicola harbors:
- the uvrA gene encoding excinuclease ABC subunit UvrA, which translates into the protein MSEPDHIIVKGAREHNLKSVTLEIPKKQLVVFTGVSGSGKSSLAFDTLYAEGQRRYVESLSSYARQFLGQMEKPRYDTIRGLSPTISIEQKAASNNPRSTVGTITEVHDYLRVLYASIGVQHCPSCGRQVGKQTAQQIVEAILALPEGSRILVLAPLVQNRKGEYRELLGDVAKRGFSRVRVDGMIHALTERLALDKKLKHDIELVVDRIVVKEGVKGRLTDSVETALREGKGTLIVADAEKEQKVGPGIDPEEYKRHDRFFSETNACHTCGLSFSELAPQNFSFNSPLGSCQECQGLGTRAEMDPDLIIPDPSLTIREGAVEPWASGMERGEGWTFEFVEHLSRSLGLDLDTPWGKLSKRDRDIVLNGNEGMARTRIVWEGVLNQLYRRFKSTGSEAMRRYYMRYFSDKPCPACEGERLKPESRAVKVRGRGIVDLSRLTIVDAHQWLSDLALAGNEARIADELLKEIKNRLKFLLDVGLGYLTLDRPGPSLSGGESQRIRLASQMGSELTGVIYILDEPSIGLHQRDNGKLLATLKRLRDIGNSVIVVEHDEETMEEADWLVDFGPGAGAHGGEVVSQGTPAAVKADPRSLTGAYLSGRAEIPVPERRRPRKHGAITIAGATENNLQDVTVEFPLGTFTAVTGVSGAGKSTLVNAVLRPALMRHLYGTREVPGKHRALRGYEAIDKVIDINQQPIGRTPRSNPATYTKVFDFVREVFAQTPEARAFGYQPGRFSFNVKGGRCEACQGDGMKLVEMHFLADVLVPCEVCGGKRFNDATLRVQFKGKNVAEVLDLSVKEAIEHFAHHREIVRILQTLDDVGLGYIKLGQPSPTLSGGEAQRIKLSRELARVGTGKTLYILDEPTTGLHFEDVKKLLAVLDRLVDAGNTVVVIEHNLDVIKYADWLVDLGPEGGHGGGQVIAEGTPEEVARVKASHTGHYLAKVLAHHQTRGTRGRAQVLAGS